The sequence GGCTCCCGGAATGAGCTTCCCGAAAATAATGGGGTTTCCCATTTTGTTGAACATATGCTTTTTAAAGGTACGGATCGTTATAGTGCTAAGGATATTGCGGAGCAATTTGATGCTATAGGCGGTAATGTTAATGCCTTTACCTCTAAAGAATATACATGTTATTATGCCAAAGTGCTGGATGAGCATCTTCCGATTGCTGTAGATGTGCTGGCTGACATGTTCTTCCGTTCACGAATGGATGCTGAAGAGCTGGCGAAGGAAAAGAACGTTATTCTTGAGGAAATTTCCATGTGCGAAGATACGCCGGATGATCTGGTGCACGAATTGATGTGTGCAGCCGCTTATGGCGACCATCCACTTGCCTATACAATACTGGGTCTGAAGGAACGGTTGCAGGAAATGACGCCTGACCATCTCCGAAGCTATATGAAGGATCAATATACGATCGAAAATACGGTGATCAGCGTAGCTGGTAATATTAATGATGGGCTTATCGAGCTGCTGGAGCAGCATTTTGGTTCGTTCACTAATCATGGCACCGCTGCACCGCTGTCTCCACCCATTTTTCATGGCGAGCTGGTATATCATCGTAAAAAAACAGAGCAAAATCACATCTGCCTCTCCCTTCCAGGTGTAGAGTCTGGCGATCCACTGCAATATGCAATGGTGTTGCTGAATAATGCTATCGGAGGCGGGATGAGCTCGCGGATGTTCCAGGAGATTCGTGAAAAGCGCGGTTTGGCCTATTCAGTCTATTCTTATCACAGCTCCCAAGCGGATAGTGGATTGTTTACTGTGTATGCTGGGACTGCACCTAAGCAGACAAAGGCTGTCATGGAGTTAATTAAAGAAATGATGTACGATCTGGCTACCAAAGGTCTTAGTGAGGATGAGCTGAGAAAAGGCAAGGAACAGCTTAAAGGCAGCCTCATTCTTAGTCTGGAAAGCACAAGCAGCCGGATGAACCGTATTGGTAAAAATGAACTTATGCTCGGAAGACACGATACACTGGATGATATGATATCCAAAATTCAAGAGGTTACCATGGAGGATGTGGATAGTGTGCTGAACCTAATGTTCGCTGAGCCACTTGCACTAGCCATGGTGGGCGCAACAGACAAAGCCATTGCAAATGTTAGGAGAGATGATCTTGTCTTACTACGTACAAATCAATAAGCTTCCAGGAAATGAAGATGTATTCATCCCCCGCAAGATGTCAGAGCAAGCCTCGGGTTATGATTTGTACGCCGCGGTTGAGAGTGAAGTTGTGTTAGTTCCGGGAGCGCGGGCATTGATTCCAACAGGAATTTCGCTGGCCATGCCGGATGGACTAGAGGCACAGATTCGCCCACGCAGTGGACTGGCGTTGAAGCATGGCATTACCTGCCTGAATACACCAGGAACCATTGATGCGGATTATCGTGGAGAAATCAAGGTGCTGCTGATCAATCTGGGGCAGGAGCCGTTTGCCATTGCTCGCAATGAGCGGATTGCCCAAATGGTATTTCAGGCAGTGCCGTCAGTAACTTTGGTTGAAGTGGAACAGCTGACTGAAACTGAACGGGGCGACGGAGGCTTCGGACATACCGGAAAATAATAATATTATTATAAAAAGCTTGCGAAATCATGCCTTAGGGCGCGATTCGCAAGCTTTTTTTTGGAATTAAGAGGTAGTGTGTGAAATCCTCTGACGGCTTTTCACCCATCCTGTTAGCCCAGCATAAGATGCTCTATAGTCGAAAAGT comes from Paenibacillus sp. 19GGS1-52 and encodes:
- a CDS encoding pitrilysin family protein, whose product is MEKILLSNGLRVVLEKIPTGRSVSFGIWVKTGSRNELPENNGVSHFVEHMLFKGTDRYSAKDIAEQFDAIGGNVNAFTSKEYTCYYAKVLDEHLPIAVDVLADMFFRSRMDAEELAKEKNVILEEISMCEDTPDDLVHELMCAAAYGDHPLAYTILGLKERLQEMTPDHLRSYMKDQYTIENTVISVAGNINDGLIELLEQHFGSFTNHGTAAPLSPPIFHGELVYHRKKTEQNHICLSLPGVESGDPLQYAMVLLNNAIGGGMSSRMFQEIREKRGLAYSVYSYHSSQADSGLFTVYAGTAPKQTKAVMELIKEMMYDLATKGLSEDELRKGKEQLKGSLILSLESTSSRMNRIGKNELMLGRHDTLDDMISKIQEVTMEDVDSVLNLMFAEPLALAMVGATDKAIANVRRDDLVLLRTNQ
- the dut gene encoding dUTP diphosphatase — protein: MSYYVQINKLPGNEDVFIPRKMSEQASGYDLYAAVESEVVLVPGARALIPTGISLAMPDGLEAQIRPRSGLALKHGITCLNTPGTIDADYRGEIKVLLINLGQEPFAIARNERIAQMVFQAVPSVTLVEVEQLTETERGDGGFGHTGK